The segment TGCTTTATAAAGTTTTGTGGCAGCATCGATGTTAACAGCTTTCACCGGTGGAGTAGTGAGTTCAACACCGTCAGGCGTGGTATAACGAATGAATTTTTCTTCGTCCATTTCAATACTCCAGAATGGTTCATTTCCCGTAGCAATAAAATCGATACCTGCGGCTGCTTTTTGTTTCCATCGTTCAGGAATGTTGATGTTCATTTTGATCGTTGTATCTGCCGGAACAATCGTATCTGTAGCAGGTTCTTCAGCCTGTTGATCTGATTTTTGCTTCTGTTCGCAGCTGATCGCCATTGTAAATAATAAGATGAGAAGAAGATTGCGCATGCTGTTTTATTAAGTACAGAAAGGTACAGCAAAAAATAATTTAGGTAGCGAAAGTTTGTGCAATGGTTTCGTCATTTTCAAACTGCTTTCTCCTTTACTTTGCAGCCATGATCGAATGGTGGATCTATCTTCTTGTTTGCATAGGTGCGTTGTTTGCCGGCTTTATTGACGCTGTTGTTGGTGGCGGTGGTTTGGTACAAGTGCCGTTGTTAATGATTCTGTTCCCCGAGCTGTCGCATGTGCAGGTGATAGCCAGCAATCGCTTTGCGTCACTTGCTGGAACGAGCGTTGCCGCTTTTCAATACATCAAAATGATTGGTGTTGACACCGGTGTGGTGATAGCAACAGGCATAACTGCAGCCATATCATCATTCAGCGGAACGTTTGTTATGGAATTAATAAGGCCCGAAGTATTTAAGCCACTGTTGCTTTGTATCATTATTGTGCTGGCTGTTTACACATTCATCAAAAAAGATTTTGGACATATTCATGCTGTGAAATACAGCGGTCATAAATTCCTGATAGTTTGTGCCTTTATTGGTGCTGTCATAGGATTTTACAATGGTTTCATTGGACCGGGAACAGGCAGCCTCTTAGTATTTGCGTTTGTTAGTGTTGCCGGTTTAAATTTCCTGCATGCATCAGCTTCTTCTAAAATTATAAATGCAATTGCAGATGTTGCTTCACTGATAGGTTTCTTAATGAATGGCGCAGTGGTATTTAAAATTGCTTTGCCTATGATGGTATTTAACATGCTTGGCGCATACATTGGCAGTAAGGCGGCCATATTAAAAGGCAATGTATTTATCCATTATGTATTTCTGTTGGTGATAAGCATCCTTATTATACGTTTGGGGAGAGATGTACTGCTCTCCTGGAATAATTAAACAAAAGCCCCGACTAATATCAGGGCTTCTACAGGAAAGCTATCAGGAGTTCTTACAGGCCAGCTGTGATTTATATTGTTAATCAGCTTTCGCTTTTGATTTGGCAATTTTTATTTCATTTAGTTTTTCTATGGAGCTGGTGTTGAATGGATATTTCTCCAATGCCAGGCGGTAATACTTTTCTGCATTCACCATATCGCCCGTAATAAAGTAAAACTCGCCAAATGAATCATAAGGGTTGCAACCTGTGGGATATAGTTCTACATACTTTTCAAAATGCTGTTTAGCAGTAGCATTATCTTTCTTCACCTGCAGATACATATAGCCAAGTATGTTATGAATGGGAGCTACATCGGGAAACTTCTTGTGATATTCCTGTGCAGCAGCAAACTGCTCTTCAGGCGTAGGTCGTGTAATTGTATAGAAGAAGCCAATAAAACTTCCATCAGGAAACATATTGTACAGATCGGCCCATAGCTTTTGATTGTCGGCCTGTTTGTTTTCGGGTGTTACCAGTTTTACAAACAGTTGCTCACCTTCTGTTTTGTTTTTTGCGCTGGCGAAAGCACGTTCAACATATTTTTTCTTTGTTTCACCATTGCTCAGGTTTGCCATTAATGTCAATACAACTGTAAAGTCAGGATCAAGTTCAAGGGCCCGTTCAAACTGCTGATAAGCCTGTGCAAATTCAATGTTCATCATGTGGGCTGCGCCCTTGCCTGCAATTTCTCTGGCTTCTTTTGATGAAGTGGTCCAGCTCATGGTTTTTTTCTGTGCAATAATGCCTTGAGTCATGAACAGAAGAAACAACAGCAGCGATGCCCAGGTTGGGAGTAATCGTTTCATACAACAATGTTTTTTGGTTTTGGAATACGATGTCTGGGGTATGAAGTAAAAAGCAGTCTGGAAGAGCCGGAGATATGGTTCAATGAGATAATAAGAGAAGGTACAAATATTTATAAGAGATAAAACTGACAGTTATCAGGAGTGTTTTTTTTATGCTGTATAATTACCTTACTTATATATCATTACAATGCTGCACAAGGAATGTTTTTTTATAGCGAAACAGTATATTTGAAAAACCCAACCGGTTTTATCTAATTTAATTTTGTTTATGGAACCTGAACTTGTTATAAAACCCAATCGCTTCATTTTTTTAATCATGGCTTTTATTGCCTTAGCTATGTCGACCGTGTTTGCTGTATTTGCAGTAATACCGGATCTGTTTAGTGATGATGGTGCGTTTAGTTCTGAGGAACAATTGTCCATCATTGAAATCATCATCTTTGGTTTCTTTTGCATGGTGGGATTGTTTCTTTGTTTTGTTTGGATGAAGATGTTCATAAAGGATACTGCAGCAATCGCTATTTATAAAAACGGGTTTGAAGCTAACACAAATGGCATCAGTACAGGATTTATTGCCTGGACAGATATTGAAATGCTGGAAGAAGTACTGGTAAGTTCAAACAGCGGCAGTGGCACAAGAAAAGAAGCTGCATTGGCTGTTTATTTAAAAGATCCCGCAATTTATACGCAACGTCTTCCTTTGTTTTTTCAATGGGCCACTAAACTTGCAGGTAAAAGCGGCCGGTACAGTCATACAAATAAATATGGAGTAACAGAAAATACGCCGCCGATATTTCTGCCATTCGCTGCTTTTGGTACACAGTACGAAGAAGCGAAGAAATTAATGTATGCCGGGGTAAAACAAAAGACAGGTTGAGCATAAAAAAAACTTCCGGTTTTATGAGCCGGAAGTGTTTTTCATTACAAGATGAATCAATTATTCTTTTGGGAAATCAGCACCCTCACTTACGGCAGCCCACGTTTCAAAATCACGTTTCAACTCTTCCACTTTCAGTCGTGCTCCTTTTAATGCAGCAGCGCCCAGTAATAAACGCAATGGCGGATGTTCAGTTTCTGTTACATCGATCATTGCTTTTGCTGCACGCACAGGATCGCCCGGTTGATTACCACTATAGCCACGTATATCACCTGCGTTCTTACCGGCAGTAGAAGCATAGTCATCAATTTTTACAGTGGTATCTTTTGCTGAACGACCTGCCCAATCGGTACGGAAACCACTTGGCGCAATAATGGTTACTTTAATTCCCAATGGAGCCACTTCTTTGTACAAGGCTTCACTTAAACCATCCACTGCATATTTTGTTGCGTTGTAAAACCCAACACCGGGGAACGAACGCAAACCGCCAATAGAAGAGATGTTGAGGATATGGCCGCTTTTCTGTTTACGCATATGCGGTAATACTTCCTGCGTCATCTTCGCCAAACCAAATACATTGATCTCGAACATGCGACGCACTTCTGCTTCTTCACTTTCTTCAACAGCTGCAAAATAACCAATGCCTGCATTGTTCACCAATACATCGATCTGCTTGAATTTTTCCAATGTAGTTGCAACAGCAGCTTTGATCTGTTCAGGAACAGTTACATCCAGTTTTACTGCGATCGAAGTATCTGGATAAGCCGAAACAATATCCTGTACATCTTCTGTTTTACGGGCGGCCACTGCCACACGATAACCCTGTGCCAACGCCTCTGTAGCCAGTGCCCTTCCAAAACCGGTGGAGCAACCGGTTATAAGCCAAACTTTTTTCATTGCTTTTTTAGTTTAAAATGATCGAACAAGTGTAACTGTTTTATCACAACTTGTTTTTTCTAGAATTAATTACAAATACCATCTGTTGTACAAAAACCATCAGCCGCAGCTATTTCCACCAATGGCTTCTCTTCTTCCCAAACGGTATCCAATACCTGTGTAAATACGGCAGCCGGTTGTGCACCTGATACTGCATATTTATTATTGAATACAAAAAACGGAACACCCTGTACTCCGATCTGTTGTGCCCGGTATTGATCTTCCCGTACTTCATCAACATATAAATCACTTTCCAGCATATTTCGGATTTCATCTGCAGGTATACCAAGGCTTGTTCCGGTTTCAATCAATACATCTGTATCAGCAATATCTTTCCCTGCCGTATAATACGCTGCAAACAATTTTTCTTTTGCTTCATTTTGAACGCCGTATTTTTTTGCGAGGTGGAGCAAACGATGTGGGGCAAGTGTATTATTGATCACCGCAATATCAAAATTGTATTCTAATCCAACTTCCTTTGCCATGTTCGACATGTATTGGCCCATCTCTTTTGCTTTTTCAACTGAAACGCCTTTCCGTTTCGCAAGATATTGATGCACTGATTCGCCGGGAGTTGTTTTCATCTCAGGATCCAATTGAAAACTCTTCCACACAACTTCCACGTTCTCTTTATCAGGAAACAGTTCAAGCGCCTGTTCAAACTTCCGTTTGCCGATATAGCAAAACGGGCACACCAGATCCGACCATATTTCTACTTTCATCGGTTATAATTTAGAGGCGCAAGTTACGGGCAGATCAATTGGCAAAAAGTCATAACGCTGTCAGTTTGCAATAACAGGCTGGTAGCAGTGATCAGGGGGCATCAACGACTCTCTTCCCAAATGGAAGTAATGAAATTTCCAATAGTTTAAAATGTTGCCGCCCCCACGGAATGCCAATGATTGTGATATACAGGAATGCGCCCATGATAAGATGCGTAAGCGCCACTTCAATACCACCAAAAATGATCCAGATAATATTAGCCAATACCGAGAGGCAACCTGACTGCGAAGAATCGCTCACTACTTTTTTCCCAAAGGGCCATAATACCAAGCCTGCCAGTTTAAAACATTGCAATCCGAAGGGAATACCAATAATGGTGAGACACAAGATAATGCCGCCGAAAAAATAACCAAGTGCTGCAAAGAAGCCGCCAAAGATGAGCCAGATAAGGTTGCCAAGAAAGTTCATGTGATGAGGTTGTTATTGCTCCTAACATACAATATATTTTGGAAAGTTATTCAACATACACATAGGAGTTGTACAGAAAGTGATGATAGATGGTTGTAATGCAGAAGCTCAATTTTTTGAGGGGGTGGATTTTATTGTCAGCCCGAACGTTATGAATGAAGTAATAAAGTAGCCCCGGATAACGACGGATACCGCTTGCTGATGTAGTATTGATGTAGTATAATCAGATGCTTTCGAAAATCGGTTTGGTAATATTGAAACAGAATTCATTTATCTCAAAACAATTACCAAAAACGATTGCACATGTTAAAAAAATGCACAACAGCTTGTCTGTTCACGGCACTGGTTGCCCTTAGTTTTCTGTTCAATATAACCGCAAATGCCCAATGCCCTACGCTTGTTTGGGCCGATGAGTTTAACGGCACAACATTAGATGGCGCTAAATGGACTGCCGAAAACGGTGGTGGCGGATGGGGCAATGGCGAATTACAGTATTACAAAGCAGCAAATGCAACAGTAGGTAGCGGTACCTTAAAGATCACTGCAAAAAAAGAAAGGGTACAAGCCAATAACTACACATCGGCACGTATCAAAACTTATCTCAAAGGCGATTGGACATACGGCCGTTTTGAAGCCCGTATCAAGTTGCCAAAAGGTGCCGGGCTATGGCCTGCATTCTGGATGATGCCTACCGACAGTTACTATGGCACATGGCCACGCAGTGGTGAAATTGACATCAGTGAATTGGTAGGTGCAAAACCAAATAATTCGTTTGGTACATTACACTACGGCACATCATCAACCGATCATCAGTATAAAGGCGCTAACTTTTTTTTAAACTCAGGTACGTTTGCAGATGCCTTTCATACGTTTGCTGTAGAGTGGCAGGCAGGTGTTATTAAATGGTATGTAGACGATAATCTTTACAGCACACTTACTTCTGCTGATATTGCTCCCTACGCATGGCCCTTTGATAAACGTTTTTATATCATTCTTAATCTTGCAGTAGGAGGTACACTGGGTGGTACAGTTGATACAAAGATCTTTCCCGTAGCTATGGAAGTGGATTATGTGCGTGTGTATGCAGGTAACACCCCAACCATTTCAGGTAAGCGGGTTGTGCTTAACCAGGCACAAGGCGAAACATACAGTATAGCAAATGCTCCTGCGGGAAGTAATTATAACTGGAGTGTTCCACCGGGTGCAACAATTGCTTCGGGACAAGGCACCAATTCCATTACTGTAAACTGGGCCAATACAAGTTCATCAGGTAATGTAAATTGTGCAGTAAGTTCTTCCTGTGGCACTTCTAACCTTGCAATGAATGTATATGTTGAACCGGCTTATAATTATGCATTCTCTTTTGTAAATTTTGATGCATCAGGTCAGGCTACTTATTCACGTAGTGATGGCACATACAGCGTGGTGGCCAACCCATCAGCAAGTGGGATTAATACATCGGCGCTCAGCGGTAAATATATCCGAAACAGCACAGTACAATACGATTATATACAGTACAACACAACGGCTATTACAAACGCAGCTGATTATAAAAATAAAGTAAAGAAATTTTATCTCGATGTCTACACTGCCGCACCAGTTGGCACACCTGTACTGATTCAACTCGAAGGAAGCACTGCTTCTGCTACAAATTACCCGACGGGAAGAAACAGCAGGTATGTTGCTTACACCACAAAACAAAACCAATGGGAGCGATTGATTTTTACATTCCTTGATGCACCCGATGCTGCTGCATCTGATGCAGGTGTAACCCGCATGTTGTTAATGTTTAATTCCAATTCATTTACAGGAAGTACCTATTATATCGATAATCTTGATAGTTATTCAGTTGGTGCCGCTGCCCGTATAGGTGAAGCATCTGTTACTGCTTTGCCTGTTTCAAATTTAATGCAGACGCAGATTTATCCTAACCCGACAGGAAATGAATTGCGTATTCAACACATAAAAGCAAATACATCGGTATCCATTTTAAATCTGATGGGTCAGTCGATGGGCGTATATAAATTTAAAGAAGCAGGTAATGCAGTCATCGATATTTCATCATTGGTCAGTGGACAATACCTTGTGAAGTTTACAAGTAATGATGAAACAAAAACATTGAAAATCATAAAACAATAATCGTGCATCTGAAATGAAGTAAGCCGGTTCACGGATATCTTCATAAAATAATACCGCCGGATTTCCGGCGGTATTATTATCTTTTGCTTAGGTATGCTCTATTATTTTCTATTATTCATCTTTAAAAAACGTTTCTCCCTTAATAAGCCAGGAATAACCAAACGCTAACAAGGCGATCGTCTCCAATACATACGTTGGTTTTAAATGTTTCAATGCCTGGTACCAACTATCAATAAGACCAATCAATGCAATGGCGACGATACATACAACGATCGTCCAGCCACAGGTTTTATAAATGTAATTGCGGATCAGTTTCTGTCCGTGTATATCTCCTTCCTGGCTCGATTTTACAAAGAGTACAAGTGAAAAATAAGCAAAAGTGGAGAACAGTAACACAGCACCGCCATAATGCATGGCATTCGAAAAAGTATTTGATTGTTGTGTAATACGGCTGCATTCGTCAAGTGTGTACTTGCCAAAATTGGTAGGAAACATCGCAACGATCACGGCAAAGGTGCCGCCCAGTTTAGACGCAATCATATCCCTTTTATCGTAACCATTGTATGTAAATAAAAACAATGCTACGGCACACAATATGCCAACAAACAGATTACCCATATCAGTATAATAAAAATGACTGATGCTCGGAGGAAACTTACAACCCTTTTCAAAAAGGAAATAACCAACAAGCAGTACAAATGGTAAAGCCATGCCGGAAATACCTACTGCTTTGCGCAGCGTTAGAAAAGAAATAACATACTTGTCGTTTGGATTCGATTCAGTCATATGATGGTTTTAAAGCGATAAGATAGTAATTTTTTGAAATATGAAAAAAGGGTAACCTCTATGAAATTTCAGAAAGGATGCAGGACTGAATGCTTCTCTTTTTGTTCACACGTTTATGTGATTGTTTGGCCTCATTGCATTCTGCATTTTTGCAATTGTATTGTTATTTGTATTGAACCTTATCATCATGAAAAGAAGTTACATTTTTCTGTGCCTCGTTATTTTTATTGGCCTGATATTTACCTCCTGCCGGAAAGAAGGCTTTCAAACTATTACCAAAGAGTTGAATGTACATGACTTCAGCAAACTGGAAATTGCCGGTGAATTTGATATTCGTGTAACACAGGGAGCCAACTATAGTGTTCGCATTACAGGCAGGGAGCGAGACCTGGCTGATCTTGAAATCAAGGTATTTGATCATCTCTTGTTAATGGACTACCCGCATTTTGATCTGCGCAGACAGAAAGCAATCATTACCATTACCATGCCTTCTTTACAGGATATGGTTTTTGCCGGTGTGAGCAATATTACAGTAGAAGGGTTTACCGAAACCGTTCCTGTACGGGTAGAAACAAGTGGGGAAAGTAAACTGCATTTAAAAATGAATGCGCCCTTATTTCAACTGCTTGCTTCAAGCCTGTCAGAAATAACGCTCGACGGTATTGCAGGCGAACTAAAAGCAGAAACTGCCGGCGCTGCCATTATTGACACATACGCAACACCGGTAGTAAAAGCAACAGCAGTAGCCGCCAGTCAATCCACCATTAAAGTGTTTGCATTGCAATGGATAAGTGCCACTGCAGCAGGCAAGAGCCGCATTTATTATAAAGGAAACCCGCAGCAGGAAAACCTTGTGATCAGTGGTGATGCACGTATTATAGAAGAATAAATTCTGAGTAGCAAAAGTCAGGATCGTTTTTCTGATTACTGTACACGATAAGTTGGGATAAAGATCATTTTTAAACCTCGTTAAATAAAGTGATTATGCAAAAAGTCATGTATTCATTTCTGTTGATCATTGTTCTGCAGGCCTGTAATTCAGTACCGAAAATTGCAGTTAGTGATTCTTCCCTGCACACTGCTGAAGGATTAACTGTAAAAGGCCGCAATGGTTTTTTTATTAAACAAAAACTTTCATTTGGTGAATACAGAACAACGGCTGTAAATCGTTCCTGGACAAAGGGAAGCAGCTGGGGTTTTCGTGTTCCTGTACCAAACGATTGGGTGGAGCGGTTGAATATTGATTTTGTACGTCGAAAACAAACCGTGCGCTTCAGTCTTGTTGATCAAGCAGGTCATCAATCGGAAGTAACGGCATTTTCGAAAGTACGTTGGCACGATTTATCGATTGGAAACAACCCCAATAGCATTGTAAATATCATTGGTGATATTATGCAGATAGGTGATGGCGGTGTTAATACGTACGCTGTACGCATCATCCCTGCAAAAAATGCAGTACCATGGGAAATGATCATTGACAATAACGCTGCTCAACGAAATGCAAAAACGTACACGGGATTACTGGCTAAAAGCAAAACGGAATATTATATAGTGGCGCCTGTTTATAAACTTCTGAATAAACAGGGTAACGCAGTAAATCTTCCGTTTGGCGGCTCAGTTGGTTTTGAATTCAGGAATCAAGAGGGACAAACAGTTGCAGCTGTATCACTGATGGAAAGAGGTACTGTTTATTTTGGCCAGGTATCAGCTGAAGAAAAATTTTTATTAGCAAATGCTGCTGCTGCTTTGCTTTTGCAGCAACAGCTGGATTAAGGCTTGTGATCAGTTTAATAATAAGGGATGAACATACATTGAAGCGCATTATTGATCAACTCTCCCTGTTCATGATATAAACAAGATGCGGAAAGTTGCTGATATTATTTTTCTGCAACATGCGCCTGCGGTGCGTCTTCACTGTTTCAATACTGATGAAGAGTTGGCGGGCTACCTGTTTTGAGGTAAGACCTTCCGCAATAAGCCTTGCAATTTCTTTTTCACGTTCAGTAAGATCAAGCTTTGGATAGATACGTGCTGTTTGTCGTTTAATGAATTTATGAAAGGCCATTTGCACCGCCACCAGCAACTGTGTATCGTTATAAGGTTTTATTAAGTACATCACAGGGTCGGCCGCAAAAGCCTGTTGTAAAGTTTTGCTGTCGCTGTAAGCAGTTAAGAAAATGATCTCTGCATCAAACTCTTCTTTTAACTGTAATGCAAGTTCAGGTCCTTTTACATCGCCTTTGATGTTGATATCGCACAATACAACAGCGGGCAGTGTATCTGCTTTGCGACAAATGAGCAATGCCTCTGCTGCTGATTTGGCAATGCCCGTTACATCATATTCTTCTTCAGCCAGGAGTTCTGCAATTCCATTGGCAATGATCAATTCATCTTCTACAATTAAAATACTGTTATTCGTCATCATTCTGCTTTCATTTGTATCGTGTATCGGGTGCCCGGCTTGTTTGTCACCTGCATCGATGCGTCAAGTTGGTTCACTAGTATACCTACGAGTTTTAAACCAAAACCGCTTTCTGCTTCATCATTATTTTTTAAACCAATACCGTTATCGGCAACGCTGAGTTGCAAGTCATCACCTGTTTGCGCAAGCTGTATATAAAGCTTTGGATCAGTTGTTTGTTTGAATGCGTGTTTACAGGCATTCGTCACCAATTCATTTACAATAAGACCGATAGACACTGCACGGTCAATATTCATCGATGGGTTTGGTAGTTGCACAGTTGTTTCCACCGCAAATGCAGGCAAACCAAAACTACCGGCCAACGAAGAAGTGAGTTGGTTCAGGTAATCCTGCATATTAACTGCCGCCAGTTCGTTATCAACATATAATTTCTGATGGATCATGGCCATCGCATCAACCCTTGTTTTGCCTTCCTGCAATGCAGTTTTTGCATGTTCATCTTCCACCCGGTTCGATTGCAGACTCATTAAGCTCGATACCACCTGCAGGTTATTCTTTACACGGTGATGTAGTTCACGGATAAGCGACTGGATATAAATATTCTTCTCCTGTGCATCGGCATACAATGTTTCCAATTCCGTTTTTTGCAACGTAATCGTGCGTTGCTCCCGATCGTAACTGCGGCGGAATAACCAGATCACCAACGCTGTAAAAAACAATGTATAAAGAAGTGAGGTTGCATAATCGGCAATACGCTGTGCATTGGTGCTGTAGGGTATGATCCAGTCAGGATTATAATATTCAAGAACCAGGAGGCTGATGATCGATACTGCATAAATAATGCATAACAGTAACTGCATGCCCGGCGGCGAAATTAACAGCAGTGCGGTGAGGATCATGACCATTAAATAAATGGTGGGACCAAGCGATGCGCCATTATAAAAAAACAAAGGAGCCAGTACAAAAATTGTTGCCAGTATAAACCCAACCAGTAAAGTCTGGTTAAACAGTTTCCTGAAACGTGAAAGGTAAAAGGTGAGCAGTGTAAGTGAAGCACCCGTTATACCCAGGATGATAGTGGTGGGGTGTAAACCAAGGATAGAATTAAAGATGGTGCCTTGTGCCGAAAAAACAGTGAGTACAAAGCTGGTGAGGTTAAAGATCCTGTGCTCAAATGAAAATGCTTTTTCAGTGCCTGCAATGGTATAATAGAGCTTACGTAACATGGCAGTGTAGGGAACGTATGTGAATTTGGTTGATTTAGTTTAACTCCTGTATCGATGAAATTAAAAAGAAAACGATTGGCCGCAAGTATTTGTTTTATTTGTATGTATCTTGATATGGATTGGGTTTAAACAGCACAATATTTCTGTGATCAGGATCGATGTCAAAGGTCAAAGAATTTAATTAAAATGTGCATAGTGTTATGTTGTTTTGTTCTTCTTTGCATGAAACGTCCCTAAGAAACAAGTTCTTATAATTTCACAAATCCTTTCCTTAACGCTTCCAAACAAAGTCCTACACGGCTTTGTACTTTAAATTTTTGGAATAGCGATTCCCTGTAGCCATCTATTGTTCGTTCAGCCAGAGTCATTTCTGCAGCTATTTGTTTATAGGTAAGTTCGCTGCAAACGTAGCTTAAAAAAATCTTCTCTTTTTCCGTCATTACTATTGATGGCGTTTCAGATGAGGTCATCAGTAAACGTCTGAAATTTATATTAGAGGCATCTGCATTGTAATAGCCTTTCGTTACCACTTCTTTCAAGGCCTTCTCCAGCTCTGTAGGGTGTGTGTCTTTCAAGAGAAATGCACAGCAACCTGCTTTAAACATTTCTATGATGGCTGTATCTGTATCATTCATAGAAAGTGCTACAAGTTTCATGGCCGGATATTTATCATTCAGCCACTTGCTGGTAGCAATACCATCGAGCACCGGCATGTTTACATCAACCAGCATCAGGTCTGGTGGCGTCGGCAGGTTGCTGATTTTATTTTTTAAACTTTCGCCATTTAACGCTTCAACAACCACTTCGTAGTTGCCGAAGCTTTCAAGCATCAATTGTAATGATTTTAAAAAAAGCTGGTGATCATCCACTAAGCCAATTGTTGTTTTCATAGCTCTTTTTTTTGTAGAGGGAAATAAATATGCACGTTTGTTCCATTGCCGGGCGATGATTGGATGTTAATAATTCCACCCAGCAAATGAATACGGTGCTGCATATTGGTAAGCCCCATATTCCGTTTTACAGTTGCTGTATCAAACCCTCTGCCATCATCTGTTATTTGTATCGTGTAACCTTCCTCTTCTTTTTGCACCCGTATTAAAATAGAAGCAGGACTTGCATGTTTTACCGCATTTTGTACAGCCTCCTGTACAATCCGGAAAAGGATGATCTGTTCATCACTTCGTAATAAAAGCGGCACCTGTTCTTCATAGCTTGCTTTGATCACTTCACCCGCATTAATGCGGTCAATGACAGTTTGAATATTTTCAGAAAAACTAAAACGTTCGAGCCACTCTTTATCCAGTGATTTTGCAAGGGTACGTATCTCATTGATGGCCTGTCCCAATGTAGCATTTGCTGTGAGCAGTGTATCAGGTGGATTTTTCAGTTCCCGTTCGGTTAAGCCAATAAGCATTCGTGAGGTACTGAGCAGCTGGCCCACATTGTCGTGCAGTTCTTTACCGATTTGCTGAAAGGTTTGTTCCTGCACTTCAATACGTGATTGAAGAAGTTGTTGTTCAAGTTCTTTTTCCATGGTTAGTTTATCTCTTATAAATTGATTACGGCGCTTCCGGTGAATGACAATAAATGAAACCATAAAAGTAATTACAAGCAAAAGTAGCACCGTGCCTATAATAACAATTTCTAAGATTTTAATGGTTTCAGATGGCATATCAGCGCAATAAGAAAAAAGGAGTAAAGAAAAATATTAAGACCACGGCTCAACAGACGCCATACCTGTAAATTTAGTGTGCTTTTGGTATACGCCAGAT is part of the Lacibacter sediminis genome and harbors:
- a CDS encoding COG3650 family protein, which translates into the protein MRNLLLILLFTMAISCEQKQKSDQQAEEPATDTIVPADTTIKMNINIPERWKQKAAAGIDFIATGNEPFWSIEMDEEKFIRYTTPDGVELTTPPVKAVNIDAATKLYKAETEMGKLELQIMNKVCINDMSGDSSAYTVHLTLKLKNDEKPRVLHGCGTSLKQ
- a CDS encoding sulfite exporter TauE/SafE family protein, translated to MVSSFSNCFLLYFAAMIEWWIYLLVCIGALFAGFIDAVVGGGGLVQVPLLMILFPELSHVQVIASNRFASLAGTSVAAFQYIKMIGVDTGVVIATGITAAISSFSGTFVMELIRPEVFKPLLLCIIIVLAVYTFIKKDFGHIHAVKYSGHKFLIVCAFIGAVIGFYNGFIGPGTGSLLVFAFVSVAGLNFLHASASSKIINAIADVASLIGFLMNGAVVFKIALPMMVFNMLGAYIGSKAAILKGNVFIHYVFLLVISILIIRLGRDVLLSWNN
- a CDS encoding tetratricopeptide repeat protein, whose protein sequence is MKRLLPTWASLLLFLLFMTQGIIAQKKTMSWTTSSKEAREIAGKGAAHMMNIEFAQAYQQFERALELDPDFTVVLTLMANLSNGETKKKYVERAFASAKNKTEGEQLFVKLVTPENKQADNQKLWADLYNMFPDGSFIGFFYTITRPTPEEQFAAAQEYHKKFPDVAPIHNILGYMYLQVKKDNATAKQHFEKYVELYPTGCNPYDSFGEFYFITGDMVNAEKYYRLALEKYPFNTSSIEKLNEIKIAKSKAKAD
- a CDS encoding STM3941 family protein; translation: MEPELVIKPNRFIFLIMAFIALAMSTVFAVFAVIPDLFSDDGAFSSEEQLSIIEIIIFGFFCMVGLFLCFVWMKMFIKDTAAIAIYKNGFEANTNGISTGFIAWTDIEMLEEVLVSSNSGSGTRKEAALAVYLKDPAIYTQRLPLFFQWATKLAGKSGRYSHTNKYGVTENTPPIFLPFAAFGTQYEEAKKLMYAGVKQKTG
- a CDS encoding oxidoreductase, translating into MKKVWLITGCSTGFGRALATEALAQGYRVAVAARKTEDVQDIVSAYPDTSIAVKLDVTVPEQIKAAVATTLEKFKQIDVLVNNAGIGYFAAVEESEEAEVRRMFEINVFGLAKMTQEVLPHMRKQKSGHILNISSIGGLRSFPGVGFYNATKYAVDGLSEALYKEVAPLGIKVTIIAPSGFRTDWAGRSAKDTTVKIDDYASTAGKNAGDIRGYSGNQPGDPVRAAKAMIDVTETEHPPLRLLLGAAALKGARLKVEELKRDFETWAAVSEGADFPKE
- a CDS encoding DsbA family oxidoreductase, giving the protein MKVEIWSDLVCPFCYIGKRKFEQALELFPDKENVEVVWKSFQLDPEMKTTPGESVHQYLAKRKGVSVEKAKEMGQYMSNMAKEVGLEYNFDIAVINNTLAPHRLLHLAKKYGVQNEAKEKLFAAYYTAGKDIADTDVLIETGTSLGIPADEIRNMLESDLYVDEVREDQYRAQQIGVQGVPFFVFNNKYAVSGAQPAAVFTQVLDTVWEEEKPLVEIAAADGFCTTDGICN
- a CDS encoding YccF domain-containing protein produces the protein MNFLGNLIWLIFGGFFAALGYFFGGIILCLTIIGIPFGLQCFKLAGLVLWPFGKKVVSDSSQSGCLSVLANIIWIIFGGIEVALTHLIMGAFLYITIIGIPWGRQHFKLLEISLLPFGKRVVDAP
- a CDS encoding family 16 glycosylhydrolase, yielding MLKKCTTACLFTALVALSFLFNITANAQCPTLVWADEFNGTTLDGAKWTAENGGGGWGNGELQYYKAANATVGSGTLKITAKKERVQANNYTSARIKTYLKGDWTYGRFEARIKLPKGAGLWPAFWMMPTDSYYGTWPRSGEIDISELVGAKPNNSFGTLHYGTSSTDHQYKGANFFLNSGTFADAFHTFAVEWQAGVIKWYVDDNLYSTLTSADIAPYAWPFDKRFYIILNLAVGGTLGGTVDTKIFPVAMEVDYVRVYAGNTPTISGKRVVLNQAQGETYSIANAPAGSNYNWSVPPGATIASGQGTNSITVNWANTSSSGNVNCAVSSSCGTSNLAMNVYVEPAYNYAFSFVNFDASGQATYSRSDGTYSVVANPSASGINTSALSGKYIRNSTVQYDYIQYNTTAITNAADYKNKVKKFYLDVYTAAPVGTPVLIQLEGSTASATNYPTGRNSRYVAYTTKQNQWERLIFTFLDAPDAAASDAGVTRMLLMFNSNSFTGSTYYIDNLDSYSVGAAARIGEASVTALPVSNLMQTQIYPNPTGNELRIQHIKANTSVSILNLMGQSMGVYKFKEAGNAVIDISSLVSGQYLVKFTSNDETKTLKIIKQ